tctccagACAGCTTTACTGTAACATATAGCAATGTTTATCCTGGTAGTGAGTCTTCTGTAAACAGTCAACCAATGCTCTAAGTTATAGAAACCAATCTATATGCAATTGAAACAATCCACAGGTTCTAACCTggaaatactaggaaaacaaTCTGGATGCATTAATCACAGCACTATGAAGATCTACCCTATAAAGAATTGATGTGAATATCTACCCTAATACTAGTTTTACTTTCCTTGAGCCTATAGGTCTGTCATTTAAGTCAATGACAGCAGCTGTGGCTTCATCCCGAGATTCAAAGGCCACCATGGCTTCACCTGTGGGCATACCTTTTTCGTTGTATTTCAAACACACTGAGCCCGGGATCACTTGATAGCCATAAAAGAAATCTAAAATCTCATCAATAGACACAGTGAAGGGCATGTTCTGCACTTTAATTACTGTTGGTCCTGGTTTTCCAGAACTAGATCCAAAGCCAGGGGGACCACCAATGTGGATTGGGCCagggccaggcccaggcccagggccaGGCCCAAAGGCTGGTGGCCCACTTAAATGCCCAGGGGCACTTCCAAGACCAGGAGGGCCACTTCCAAAGCCAGGGGGGCCACCTAAACTACCAGGGCCATTTCCAAAATTCTGAGGGCCCCCTCCAAATCCTGGCCCACTTAAATTATTTGGTCCACCTCCAAAACCTGGCACATCCAGTCCTAGACCAGGCAAACCACTATTTCCAACTGAAGGCATACCAGGCCTAACATCACCAAAGGCCCCTCCTAATCCTGGAGGAGGAAGTGGTGGCCCAAAGGCATTCGACCCACCAAAATTACCCGGAAAGTTAAATGGAGGCCCATTGCTGGCCTCCTTTGATCCTACAGTCAGGAAGGCATGCTCTTCACCTCCTGCACTAGGCATTCCCGCATTGGGCATTCCAGAACTTGGCATTCCAGCACTAGGTATTCCCGCACTGGGCACTCCAGGACCAGGCATTCCAGGACCGGGCATTCCCACAGTGGGCATTCCTGGAACAGCAGGATTACCTGGCACAGGCATCTTTAACCCCTTTTTTCCTTGAGCAGGGGGatttttctcaatttctctcaTATCTTCTAGAGTAACTACATGAACAAAAGCTTCTCTTCCATTAAGCTTTTTACGGTGTAAACGTTCAGACTTACGTGcatcatcttcatttttaaactGAACCAATGCCTGTCCTAGACCTTGCCCATTGTTATCAACAAGAACATGTACGGCATTTTCATCCACTGGGATTCCTTCCAGGAACTGAAGAACATCCATCTTGGTAATGCTGAATGGAATATTTGTTATGTGGGCACAGACTTTGGTAGAGCTGACATCCCCCTCCGGATTTAACATCATTTCCCTCTGGTCATAGCTGAAGTTCTGCAGTCTTTTTCGAATCATATCTATCTTTTCTAGCATACCTTTCTTAGTAATTGGATGAACTTGAATAAAGCGATTGCCCATATATTGTTTATGACGACACAGAGCAGCCTTATAGTCAGCCTCATTTCTGAACTCTACGAAGCCTTCACCTGTTGCTTTCCCATTGGGTCCATAAGCAATATAAATACTATCTTCCACAATatccaactttttaaaaaaatcaatgacatgTTTGTTTTCAGCTTCAAATGGTAGCCCTTTCAAGTAAACACAAAAGCCAGCCTCGTGTGGTGATCTTGACCTTGACCTTTTCTGTCCACTGGGTGATTTTGACCTGGGAAGTGTCTGAGGAGGGGGATGGGT
This sequence is a window from Manis pentadactyla isolate mManPen7 chromosome 5, mManPen7.hap1, whole genome shotgun sequence. Protein-coding genes within it:
- the RBM12 gene encoding RNA-binding protein 12, with product MAVVIRLQGLPIVAGTMDIRHFFSGLTIPDGGVHIVGGELGEAFIVFATDEDARLGMMRTGGTIKGSKVTLLLSSKTEMQNMIELSRRRFETANLDIPPANASRSGPPPSSGMSGRVNLPTTVPNFNNPSPSVVTAATSVHESNKNIQTFSTASIGTAPPNMGASFGNPTFSSTIPSTASPMNTVPPPPIPPIPAMPSLPPMPSIPPIPVPPPVPTLPPVPPVPPIPPVPSVPPMTPLPPMSGMPPLNPPPVAPLPAGMNGSGAPMNLNNNLNPVFLGPLNPVNPIQMNSQSSVKPLPINPDDLYVSVHGMPFSAMENDVRDFFHGLRVDAVHLLKDHVGRNNGNGLVKFLSPQDTFEALKRNRMLMIQRYVEISPATERQWVAAGGHITFKQSIGPSGQTHPPPQTLPRSKSPSGQKRSRSRSPHEAGFCVYLKGLPFEAENKHVIDFFKKLDIVEDSIYIAYGPNGKATGEGFVEFRNEADYKAALCRHKQYMGNRFIQVHPITKKGMLEKIDMIRKRLQNFSYDQREMMLNPEGDVSSTKVCAHITNIPFSITKMDVLQFLEGIPVDENAVHVLVDNNGQGLGQALVQFKNEDDARKSERLHRKKLNGREAFVHVVTLEDMREIEKNPPAQGKKGLKMPVPGNPAVPGMPTVGMPGPGMPGPGVPSAGIPSAGMPSSGMPNAGMPSAGGEEHAFLTVGSKEASNGPPFNFPGNFGGSNAFGPPLPPPGLGGAFGDVRPGMPSVGNSGLPGLGLDVPGFGGGPNNLSGPGFGGGPQNFGNGPGSLGGPPGFGSGPPGLGSAPGHLSGPPAFGPGPGPGPGPGPIHIGGPPGFGSSSGKPGPTVIKVQNMPFTVSIDEILDFFYGYQVIPGSVCLKYNEKGMPTGEAMVAFESRDEATAAVIDLNDRPIGSRKVKLVLG